A region from the Ignavibacteria bacterium genome encodes:
- a CDS encoding efflux RND transporter periplasmic adaptor subunit, giving the protein MKKTLLYIFLVVAVLGSSGYYYFNNSKTEEVQYRTEKITRGDIVVRVRATGTINPKRNVQVGSQVSGTILKLFADFNSVVHAGQVVAIIDSTFLFASVKESEANLERVQAQVNEAQRNLNRIKGLFEKGLVSQAENDKAQTDLETANAQRKQSHASLERAKVNLRYAVIRSPIDGIVISRDVDVGQTVAASFQAPKLFVVANDLQTMQVEANVDEADIGQVKEGQEVTFTVDAYPEEEFKGTVTQVRIAPIQVQNVVTYTVIIEVPNDEMKLRPGMTATVSILVNKRENVLRIPALALRFQPPMDVLEKISSQKDSSSSMSNVDSEKRSDGVVEKWSSSDSSMKNKNGENGERRMRRGDGEWKNRREGEQRGERREFSNEQMQQWKERREGAKGMDKMKMSKRNFARVWMLVNGKDLKQVRIRTGITDNRFIEIFSEDLKEGDEVIVGMNGNEMSSMQGMQNQNPFAPRMPGGGGGGGGGMRRGF; this is encoded by the coding sequence ATGAAGAAAACTCTCTTATACATTTTTTTGGTTGTTGCAGTGCTTGGTTCGAGCGGTTATTATTATTTTAACAATTCCAAAACAGAAGAAGTACAATACCGAACAGAAAAAATTACACGCGGCGATATTGTTGTTCGCGTGCGAGCAACTGGAACAATCAACCCGAAACGCAACGTTCAAGTAGGAAGTCAAGTTTCAGGAACGATTTTAAAGTTGTTTGCGGATTTTAATTCAGTAGTACACGCAGGACAAGTTGTTGCAATTATTGATTCAACGTTTCTTTTTGCATCAGTAAAAGAATCGGAGGCGAATCTTGAGCGCGTACAGGCGCAAGTGAACGAAGCGCAAAGAAATTTAAACAGAATAAAAGGATTGTTTGAAAAAGGTTTGGTTTCACAAGCGGAAAATGATAAGGCGCAAACGGATTTAGAAACTGCGAATGCACAACGGAAGCAATCGCACGCATCACTTGAACGAGCAAAAGTAAATTTGCGGTATGCGGTAATTCGCTCGCCGATAGATGGCATTGTAATTTCGCGGGACGTGGATGTTGGACAAACAGTAGCAGCAAGTTTTCAAGCCCCGAAACTTTTTGTTGTTGCAAACGATTTACAAACAATGCAAGTGGAAGCAAATGTTGATGAAGCGGATATTGGTCAAGTAAAAGAAGGTCAGGAAGTAACGTTTACTGTTGATGCATATCCTGAAGAAGAATTTAAAGGAACAGTAACACAAGTACGCATCGCTCCAATTCAAGTGCAAAACGTTGTTACGTACACCGTAATAATAGAAGTTCCAAATGATGAGATGAAATTGCGTCCCGGAATGACTGCGACGGTTTCTATTTTAGTCAATAAAAGAGAAAACGTATTACGCATTCCAGCGCTTGCATTGCGATTTCAACCGCCGATGGATGTACTCGAAAAAATTTCTTCACAGAAAGATTCTTCTTCTTCGATGAGTAATGTTGACTCGGAAAAGAGGAGTGATGGAGTTGTGGAGAAATGGAGTAGTAGTGATTCATCAATGAAAAATAAAAATGGAGAAAATGGCGAACGAAGAATGCGACGCGGCGATGGTGAATGGAAAAATAGGAGAGAAGGAGAACAACGTGGAGAACGTAGAGAATTTTCCAACGAACAAATGCAACAATGGAAAGAGCGTCGAGAAGGAGCGAAAGGAATGGACAAAATGAAAATGTCCAAACGAAATTTTGCGCGCGTGTGGATGTTAGTGAATGGAAAAGATTTGAAACAAGTTCGCATTCGTACGGGAATTACGGATAATCGCTTCATTGAAATTTTTTCTGAAGACTTAAAAGAAGGCGATGAAGTGATTGTGGGAATGAATGGCAACGAAATGAGTTCGATGCAAGGAATGCAAAATCAAAATCCATTTGCTCCACGAATGCCGGGAGGCGGAGGTGGAGGAGGCGGTGGAATGAGAAGAGGATTTTAA